One part of the Streptomyces lydicus genome encodes these proteins:
- a CDS encoding MBL fold metallo-hydrolase, which yields MTTQVTDHRGGVWSIAVPIPDNPLGHTLVHLLETDRGPVLIDTGWDDPDSWDTLVAGVTACGYAVADLHGVLITHHHPDHHGLSAKVREASGAWIAMHAADTAVVRRTREAEPGRWLDYLLAKLTAAGAPEDHLTPLREARTAGRGRRLPGRRAALPDRGIEPGELLDLPGRRLRALWTPGHTPGHVCLHLEERHPAPETAGAAGGRGRLFSGDHLLPGITPHIGLYEDPDDRESTDPLGDYLDSLERVGRLAPAEVLPAHQHAFTDAEGRVGELIAHHEERLSKLRALLREPRTLWQLAVAMEWNRPWDRIPYGSRNIAVSEAEAHLRRLVKLGHAERVPGSDPATYRAV from the coding sequence ATGACCACGCAGGTGACCGACCACCGAGGCGGCGTCTGGAGCATCGCCGTCCCCATCCCGGACAACCCGCTGGGCCACACCCTGGTCCACCTCCTGGAGACCGACCGCGGGCCGGTGCTGATCGACACCGGCTGGGACGACCCGGACTCCTGGGACACCCTGGTCGCCGGGGTCACCGCCTGCGGCTACGCCGTCGCCGACCTCCACGGTGTCCTGATCACCCACCACCACCCCGACCACCACGGCCTCTCCGCCAAGGTGCGGGAGGCGTCCGGCGCGTGGATCGCGATGCACGCCGCGGACACGGCGGTGGTCCGCCGCACCCGTGAGGCGGAACCGGGCCGGTGGCTCGACTACCTGCTCGCCAAGCTGACGGCGGCGGGCGCACCGGAGGACCATCTGACGCCGCTGCGCGAGGCGCGTACCGCGGGACGCGGCCGGCGGCTGCCCGGGCGGCGGGCCGCGCTGCCGGACCGCGGGATCGAGCCCGGCGAGCTGCTCGACCTGCCGGGGCGCCGGCTGCGCGCCCTCTGGACGCCGGGGCACACGCCGGGGCATGTGTGCCTGCATCTGGAGGAGCGGCACCCGGCGCCGGAGACGGCGGGGGCGGCCGGTGGCCGGGGCCGGCTCTTCTCCGGTGATCACCTGCTCCCCGGCATCACCCCGCACATCGGCCTGTACGAGGACCCGGACGACAGGGAGTCCACCGACCCGTTGGGCGACTACCTCGACTCCCTGGAACGCGTCGGCCGCCTCGCCCCCGCCGAGGTGCTGCCGGCCCATCAGCACGCCTTCACCGACGCCGAGGGGCGCGTCGGCGAGCTCATCGCTCACCATGAAGAGCGGCTCTCCAAATTGAGAGCACTGCTCCGCGAACCCCGCACGCTCTGGCAGCTCGCCGTGGCCATGGAGTGGAACCGCCCGTGGGACCGGATTCCCTACGGCTCCCGGAACATCGCCGTGTCGGAGGCCGAGGCACATCTGCGGCGCCTGGTGAAGCTGGGGCACGCGGAGCGGGTACCGGGCTCCGACCCGGCGACGTACCGGGCGGTGTGA